Proteins from a single region of Gemmatimonadota bacterium:
- a CDS encoding MFS transporter: MGYHRHQQLARTRPLLADHHRRCPSMTSPSREPAPSPIRWRMPIALLIVTMINWFDRSALSLALPKIAEEHGWSTTEIGTNGGRLISLFFLGYGLANLILSPIAERFGPRKALAWSVVAFSLATALNAPFGATVIALAALRFLLGVAEGIHFPMSSAIVSRWFPLNERSRANGLFIMGVQVAVVSGPFAMVPLIEHFGWRSMFLVLGALGFFVALPAVIWLLRDDGPYRQGDGTDGAPLWAVFRNRNYWLVLVAGILSNIVIYGILTWLPTYLAKGRQVPFADLAASASAPFWLGALAIPVWAVLGDRTDRRAQFASVGCGLAGIGVYLAAHSTSLAVTVAFLAGSLFFQNAYQTAEFALVQRILPPERVGAATGLYNGLAIILGGAGGTALVGKVVEVTGSYDSGLMVVVVAGLLNAVVLGLLSRRIKY, from the coding sequence ATGGGGTACCACCGCCATCAACAGTTGGCACGGACTCGCCCGCTATTGGCGGACCACCACCGGAGATGCCCCTCGATGACCAGCCCGAGCAGAGAGCCCGCTCCCTCGCCGATCCGGTGGCGGATGCCGATCGCCCTGCTCATCGTCACGATGATCAATTGGTTCGACCGCTCCGCCTTGTCGCTCGCGCTGCCGAAGATCGCCGAGGAGCATGGGTGGTCCACCACCGAGATTGGGACCAACGGCGGCCGGTTGATTTCGTTGTTTTTTCTCGGCTACGGACTCGCCAATTTGATCTTGAGTCCGATTGCCGAGCGGTTCGGGCCGCGGAAGGCACTGGCGTGGTCAGTCGTCGCTTTTTCCCTCGCGACGGCCTTGAATGCCCCGTTTGGCGCCACCGTCATCGCCCTCGCCGCACTCCGGTTCTTGCTCGGCGTGGCCGAGGGAATCCATTTCCCGATGTCGAGCGCGATCGTGAGCCGGTGGTTTCCGCTCAATGAGCGGTCGCGCGCCAATGGCCTGTTCATCATGGGCGTCCAAGTGGCGGTGGTCTCGGGCCCATTCGCCATGGTGCCGCTGATCGAGCACTTCGGGTGGCGGAGCATGTTCCTCGTCCTTGGGGCACTCGGCTTCTTCGTGGCGCTGCCCGCGGTCATCTGGCTCCTCCGCGACGATGGGCCGTACCGCCAGGGCGACGGGACCGACGGCGCCCCGCTCTGGGCCGTGTTTCGGAACCGCAACTACTGGCTGGTGCTGGTGGCCGGGATTCTCAGTAACATTGTCATCTATGGCATCCTGACCTGGCTTCCCACCTACCTCGCCAAGGGCCGCCAGGTGCCCTTTGCCGACTTGGCCGCGAGCGCGTCGGCACCGTTTTGGCTCGGTGCGTTAGCCATTCCGGTGTGGGCCGTCCTTGGGGATCGAACCGACCGCCGAGCCCAGTTTGCCAGCGTGGGATGCGGACTCGCGGGTATCGGCGTGTACCTCGCGGCTCACTCGACCAGCTTGGCAGTCACGGTCGCGTTCTTGGCCGGTTCGCTGTTTTTCCAGAACGCGTACCAAACTGCGGAATTCGCCCTGGTCCAGCGGATCCTCCCCCCGGAACGGGTCGGGGCGGCCACCGGTCTCTACAATGGCCTGGCCATCATCCTCGGCGGGGCGGGCGGCACGGCCCTGGTCGGGAAAGTGGTCGAAGTCACCGGCAGCTACGACAGCGGGCTGATGGTGGTGGTCGTGGCCGGCCTGCTCAATGCGGTGGTACTCGGGCTCCTCTCTCGTCGGATCAAGTATTGA